ATGCCGGCCTGTTCGAACTTGTCGGTATTGCCGGTGACAAAGATCGCATCGACCTGCTTATTTTTCAGTACATCGAGCTGCATCGACTTGAACGCATTGTTGGACTCCGACAGTTCGATCCACTCGACATCGGTCAACTTCAAGCCGCCGCGCATGACGTAGAGCATATGATTGCCGCGCGGATGATGATAACCGCCGATGGAATCGATCAGCGTGGTATCGCCAATGCGTTTGCCGCGCAGCTCGGCGATAGATTGGATTGGAAAATTTGTCACCAAGCGATCGTTGGTATCGTTGGACGGCGAAGTCAGGCAGACGATCGGCTTGCCGCGCTTGACGAGCAAATACGGCGAAATATGATTGCCCGAAACAAAGTCGACATCGCCGCCGAACAAAGCCTTCTCTGCCGCCTCCGAACTGTCGCAAAATTCGAAGCTGACTTTGAGCCCGGCCTGCTGCCAGATCCCCGACTTCTCCATCACTTCCCAGATCGGCAGATGCGAATAAGCGCGGAAAAAGCCGCGGATCTCCATCGGTTTGTCTTGCGCCATATGAATCTCCTTCGATTAGATTTTTCCCGTAGGGACGGACCAAAGTGTCCGCCCGCCTCTGAATTCCGCTATTGCGGGTATGACGGAACGACTCGTTTCATCGCCCGAAGCCCTAACCTTCGCGCATACGAGAAACAATCTGCGAAATAAAACTCTGCTCAGCTGCGCGCCAGATTCTGACGGAACTTCTCGCGATACTCGGTACTGTAAAGGCGGGCGAAATTTTCCGGATAGGTTTCGCCCAGCTCGACCTTGAGCGAGACGAACACCGGACCTTCTGCGTTGAGAATTTCCGGTAGCTGCTTTTGCCAATCCACCAGCTCAGAAATCTCAAAAGTTTTTTTGTAGCCCGAGGTCTTGGCCAACTCGGCGAAGCGAACTTTACCGGCGCTCGGCAGCGGCACCGAGCCATTGGTTTCGTAGCAGCCGTTTTCGCATAGGCAATGAATATAATTTTTTGGCGCCTGACTGCCGATGGTCACCAGCGAGCCGAGATTCATCAGCAAACTGCCGTCGCCGTCGAAGACGATGACTTTCTTGTCCGGCCGGCCCAAGGCCAACCCTAACGCGTGCGACGAGCCCTGGCCCATGGCTCCAACAAAAGTGTAGTTCAAATCGCTCGGCGAAATATGCGTCAGCTCCTGCGCCGCCATATAGACCGCGACGACGATTTCATCTTTGCGCTGACGCGCAAACGCTTTTAGCATCTCATCTCGTTTCATCATGGCTAGCGCGGCTCCCTTCCGATTAAAATCGCGCTCGGTGACGAGCTAGCAAACGATTTTTCAATTGCCGAAAAAATTTTCGGCGCGTCGCCGTCCCGTTCGACCAAGCAATGCTCGATGCCCATGACATCGCAGATCGGCTCGATAATCTTGACACCGTATTTTTTTGACTGCGCGGGCGCCACATCGGGCTCTTTGCCGAGCAGACCGACGACGATGCAGACAGGGAACTTACCTTCGACAGCGATGCCGCGGATCGAATTGATGGAATCGAGAAAGCCGGTGTACTGCATCATCAACACCGACTTGTGGCCGGCGGCGTAGAGTCCGGCGCAGATCGACACGCCTTCGTCTTCTTTGCACACCTGAACGACTTTGTAGTCGGGATCGGCGATCAAGCCTTTGAGCAAATGATGGCTAGTCACCCGATCCGGCAGCGCGACGACAAAACGAATGCCGGCGCGTTTATATTCATTCTTGATCGCCGCAGCGGTCAAAGGATAGTCGGCCATGGGTCCTCCCTCTTCTATTCGGTCGGGCGCAGCATGCTGCGCCCCTACGAAATCACGCCACTTCCTGGACAAAATCCGCCAATCGCTCGCCGATCATGATCGAAGTTAAATTGGTATTGGCGCGGCTAACCACCGGCATGATCGACGCGTCGCCGACCCAAAGATTTTGCAAGCCGTGCACGCGGAGTCTTTGATCGACCACCGCCATCGGATCGCTCGCCGGTCCCATCTTACAAGTGCCGACGCCATGGTGATAGCTATCGTAAGTCTTGCGCGCGAAGGCGCCCCAATCATCGCCCGGCCCCGGCTGGATCAACGGCCCGTAGTAATCTTTCACTCCCGGCTGATGCACCAACTCATCGATGAACTGCATCGCCTCGACCATCGCTTTCAGATCTTCCGGATGTTCGAGCATGCAGGAGTCGATGCCGACCTGATCGTGCGGATCGGCGCTTTGCAGGAAAACCTTGCCGCGGTTGCGCTGTTCGAGCAAATGGGCGGAAATCGGCATCATGCGCTTGAGCCCGCTCACTTCCGTCGGCGGCCGCATGTTGATGTGAAAGTTCGCCGCTTCGCTGATCGGGTTCTTGCGAACGATCAAACGGAAACGCGGCACCACCCAATCCTCTTTCGACTCCTTTGGCCCTTCGAATGTCATGAAGACGACAGGATGGTCTTGATAGTTTTCGCCGACGCCCTTGAGTTCATGCGCCAGCGCGATGTTATATTTTTTCAACTGCTCGGCCTGGCCGATACCGGTGAGCATGAGAATCTGCGGCGTGCCGTAGACCCCCGAGGTGACCAGAATCTGCCCGCCGAGAACAGTGTGCATGGCGCCGTCTTTTTCGTAATTGACGCCTTCGCACTTTTTGCCGTTGAGTTTTAGTGTATGCACCGTCGCTTGATCGATGATCGTCAGATTCTTTCGC
This window of the Deltaproteobacteria bacterium genome carries:
- a CDS encoding GMC family oxidoreductase, which encodes MAEGKYDVIIVGGGSAGCVAANRLSEDPARKVLLLEAGPDPWPLPELIAESKNQTRLLLESDYVSMFGTQRHIDGSTYYALAGRIMGGGSSVNVMSVLRPQRYDLDQWVAAGNPDWTYEKCLPFMKKIESDQDFPDDPIHGKDGPLYVKRQYTLDMPMSPPARAFIDAAYAMGLPKCPDLNVPEPYGVCASPYNIKDGKRQSTVVAYLNAARERKNLTIIDQATVHTLKLNGKKCEGVNYEKDGAMHTVLGGQILVTSGVYGTPQILMLTGIGQAEQLKKYNIALAHELKGVGENYQDHPVVFMTFEGPKESKEDWVVPRFRLIVRKNPISEAANFHINMRPPTEVSGLKRMMPISAHLLEQRNRGKVFLQSADPHDQVGIDSCMLEHPEDLKAMVEAMQFIDELVHQPGVKDYYGPLIQPGPGDDWGAFARKTYDSYHHGVGTCKMGPASDPMAVVDQRLRVHGLQNLWVGDASIMPVVSRANTNLTSIMIGERLADFVQEVA
- a CDS encoding decarboxylase: MADYPLTAAAIKNEYKRAGIRFVVALPDRVTSHHLLKGLIADPDYKVVQVCKEDEGVSICAGLYAAGHKSVLMMQYTGFLDSINSIRGIAVEGKFPVCIVVGLLGKEPDVAPAQSKKYGVKIIEPICDVMGIEHCLVERDGDAPKIFSAIEKSFASSSPSAILIGREPR
- a CDS encoding thiamine pyrophosphate-binding protein, with amino-acid sequence MMKRDEMLKAFARQRKDEIVVAVYMAAQELTHISPSDLNYTFVGAMGQGSSHALGLALGRPDKKVIVFDGDGSLLMNLGSLVTIGSQAPKNYIHCLCENGCYETNGSVPLPSAGKVRFAELAKTSGYKKTFEISELVDWQKQLPEILNAEGPVFVSLKVELGETYPENFARLYSTEYREKFRQNLARS